AGGACGCTGCCCCAGCTGGGGTCGGGGTCCTGCACACCGGCGCCGATGAAGGAGAGGCTCGCCTCGAAGATGATGGCCTCGGCGACCATGACCGTAGCGAAGACCATGACCGGGGCCATGCAGTTGACCGCGACGTGCTTGAGCACGATGTAGCCGCGCCGGGCACCGATGACCTTCTCCGCGGCGACGTAGTCCTCGCCGTACTGGGAGAGGACGTTGGCGCGGACCACCCTGGCCAGTGACGGGGTGTACACGAAGGCGATGGTGAAGATGATCACCGGGATGCTGGTGCCGAACACGGCGACGAGGACGGCCGCGAGCGCGATCGGCGGGAACGACATGACGACGTCGAGGGTGCGCATGACGGACTCGTCGCCCAGCTTGCGCGAGGTGGCGGCGAGCGAGCCGAGCAGGGCGCCGGCGACCAGGGCGCAGGCGGTCGAGCCGAGGCCGATGATCAGCGAGTAGCGCGAGCCGTGCAGGACGCGGGCGAACACGTCGCGTCCCGCCCGGTCGGTGCCGAACCAGTGCTCGCCGCTCGGGGCCTGGACGGGGTTGCCCGTGGCCAGGGGGTCCTGGGTGAGCAGGGGGGCGAGTACGGCCCCGAGGATGACGACGATCAGGACGCCGAGAGCGACGCGGGAGGTTACCGGGAGGGCGCGGAAGGCGACGCCCGGTCGGGAGAGCTTCTTGGCCAGACGGCCCGTGGCGAACATGTCACACCGTCCTGATGCGCGGATTGACCAGCAGGTAGAGCAGGTCGACGATGACGTTGACCACCAGGAAGGCGATGGCGATGGTCAGTACGGTGCCCTGGACCAGGGCGATGTCGCCTCCGGTGACACCTTCGAGGATGAGCTTGCCCATGCCGGGCAGGTCGAAGATCGCTTCGATGACGACGGCGCCGCTGAGCAGGTAGCCGACCTTGACTCCGAGCACGGTGAGCGGGGTGACGAGCGCGTTGCGCAGCACCGAGCGGACGACCAGGAAGACCGGCAGGCCGTTGCCCTGCGCGGTACGCACGTAGTCCCGGTCGAGCTCGGTGACCATCGAGGTGCGGATGAGCCGGGCGAGCGAGGCGGCGACGGGCACCGCCAGGGACACGGCGGGCAGGATCATCGTTCTGAGCCACCCGCCGAACGAGTCGGCGATGTTGGTGTATCCGCCGGTCGGGAAGATCTGGGAGTTCAGCGCGAACTGCTGGATGAGCAGGACGCCGAGCCAGAAGGACGGCACGGCGACCCCGGCCATGGACAGGATCCGGAAGAGCTGGTCGGGCCAGCGGTCGCGGTACATCGCGCCCAGAACGCCGCCGATGACGGCGAGGACGACGGCGATGACGAGCCCGAGGATGGTGAGCTGGAGGGTGAGGGGGAAGGCGGCGGTGATCCGGTCGATCACGGGCTGGCTCGGCGGCACGGTCGACCCGAGGTCGAAGTGGATCAGCTGGCCGAGGAAGTGGAAGTAGCGCACAGGCAGCGGGTCGTTGAGCCCGTTGGCCTCGGCGAAGGCCTCCCGGGCCTCAGGGGTGACGCTCTCCCCGAGCGCGTTGTAGGCCGGGTCGACCGGCGAGAACTGCAGCACCACGAAGACGAGCAACGCGATACCGAGGATCATCACCGGCATCATCGCGACGCGGCGCAGCGCGAGCCGGAGAAAAGCAACCATCGTCGGGTTCCTTGCGGTTGGGCGGTCATCCGGTCCAGGACACCGGGGGGTTCGGTGTTCCGGACCGGGATATCGGGCGCGGCGGCGGGCGGCGCCGGTCTGTGGCTCGCTTCCGGATCAGCCGGGTCGGCCCGGACTGATCCGGACGCGAGCGCCGGGGGCCGGGGCCGTACGGCGGCCTGTGCGGGGGCTGCCGTACGGCCCGGCGGGAGTCGCCGGTCAGGCGGGGCTGACGTCCAGGAAGGACAGGCCGGTGGTCGGCAGCGGCTTGAAGCCGGTCAGTCCCTTCTCGTTCCAGGCGGTGGGCAGCTTGCGGTGGAGGATCGGGTAGAGCGGCACCTCGTCGGCGACGAGGTCGGTGACCTGGCCCCACAGCTGCTTGCGGGTCGCCTCGTCGCCGGCCTGGGCGGCCTTGTCGAGGAGCTGCTTGACCTGCTTGTACTCGGCGGTCTTGGACCAGCCGTAGCGGTTCTCCGGCCAGAAGCCGTAGTAGAACCAGCGCAGCAGCAGGTCCGCGTCGTTGCCGAAGACCGAGGGGTCGCCGGGTGCGACGAGGACCTCGAAGTCACCGCTGTCGACCTTGGCGTACTGGGCCGCGGACTGGGCGATGCCCAGGGTGGCCTCGATGCCGGCCGCGGCCCAGCTCTCCTTGATCAGCGGGGCGATGTCCTTGACCCAGCCGGTGTCGGTGGTCAGGACGGTGAACTTGAGGTTCTTCACGCCGGCTTCGGCGAGCAGCTTCTTCGCCTTGGCCACGTCGTGCGTGTAGACGGTGGCGGCCTTGTGGTAGTCGGGGTGCGTGGCGGGGACGTAGCCCGTGGCGGCCGACGCGTTCCCGACCATGGCGGTCTTGATGATCTTCTCGGTGTCCAGCGCGTAGAACAGGGCCTGGCGGACCCGCTTGTCGGCGAACCGCTTGTCGGCGGTGTTGAACATCAGGAAGAGCAGACCGAAGGACTGCACCGACTCGGTCTTCGCCGTGCCGGAGAGCCCCTTCACGTCGATGTACGGGACGTCCTCGATGGCCTGGACGCGGCCGGACTGCATGGCGCTGACGCGGGCCGACTGGTCCGAGATCAGGCGCCAGACCATCTTCTTGGCCTTGGCGGGGTGCGCGCCGTTGTACTTGTCGAACTTCTCGAAGACGATCTTGTCCTCGCGGGTCGCCGAGATGAACTTGTACGGCCCCGAGCCGACGGGCTTGGCGTCGAAACCCTTGACGTCCGCCTCGACGATCTTCTTCGGCACGATCCGGGCCACGGCGATGCGGGACGGGAAGAGCGCGAAGGGGTACTTGAGCTTGAACTCGACCGTGCCGGCGTCGACGGCCTTGACGGTGTCGATGAAGGGCACGAACTGCGCCATCAGCGAGGCGTTCTTCGGGTCCAGGATGCGCTCGAAGCTGAACACGACGTCGTCGGCGGTGACGGCCGATCCGTCGTGGAAGGTCGCGCCCTTGCGCAGCGTGGCGCGGTAGGTGGTGGCGTTGATCTTCTTCGGCATCTCGGTGGCGAGTGCGGGCCGTGCCACGAGTGTTGCCGGATCGAGATCCACCAGCCCCTCGAAGATGTGCATATTGGCGGCGTAGGGGGTCGCGCCCGAGGTGATCATCGGGTCGAAGCCGGTCGACAGCGGGTAGGACAGACCGGCCTCGATGAGGTCGCTGCCGCCGTCCTTGCCCGTCGAGCCGTTGGCGGTCGAGGACGGACCGCCGCACGCGGAAAGGCCTGCTGTGACGGCGGCTGCGGCACCGACGATGCCGGTGTAACGCAGGAAGGTGCGGCGCTCGACACCGGCTGCTCTCAGCTCGGGCACGGGTCCTCCAGGGACTTGAGGTGGGGCGTCAGGGGTAAAACCGGGGGGTCTGGCGCAGGTTCACGGGGACCGCGGAACCTGAAGCATCAGACGTCAGATGTCTGATGCCTTGATAGCGTGGGAACGTAGCTTGACAATCGAGAGGGGTCAAGAGGTGGGGAGTTCACATATGTCCGGAACGAGGCCCGGCCGGCAGCTGCTCCGGCAGGAAGTCGTCGACGGCATCAAGCGGTACATCCTCGAAGAAAGGCTTCGTCCCGGGGACCCGCTGCCCACCGAGCCCGCCCTGTGCGAGGCCCTCGGCGCCAGCCGCTCCAGCGTCCGCGAAGCCGTCAAGATCCTGAACGCCCTGGACATCGTGGAGGTCCGTCACGGGCACGGCACCTACGTCGGCCGGCTGAGCCTGTCCGCACTGGTGGAGAGCCTCACCTTCCGCGGGCTGCTCTCGCCCGACGACGACTTCCAGGTGATGTCCGACCTGGTCGACGTGCGCGAGCTCTTCGAGCGCGGACGGGCCGACCGGATCGTCTCGCTGCTCACCCCGGAGCAGCTGGACACCCTGGACGGCCTGGTGGCCACCATGCGCGCGACCGGGGCCCAGGACGGGAACGGCTTCGTCGCGGCCGACCGCGCCTTCCACGCCCTGCTCGTCGCCCCGCTCGGCAACGATCTGATCGGGCAGCTCTCGATGGCGTTCTGGGATGTGTACGCGATCGTCGCGCCGCACCTGGACGGCTTCACGCACTCCGACGAGACGGAGACGATCGCCGCCCACCAGAACATCGTGGACGCCGCCAGGGCCGGCGACATCACCGGGTTCATCAAGGCGCTCGGCGAGCACTACGCCCCCGTACGGCGCCGGATCTCCGAGGCCCGCGCCCGGCGCTGAACCGCTCGCCCGAGCAACCCGGAGCCGGCGGAGCGGGCCGGGCGGACCCTTGACGACCCACGTGATGGGTGCCTAGGGTCCGTTTGCCGATAGGACATCTGACGTCATCCGTCTGATGCCCAGTGCGTCACCTCGCACATGGCACTTCCCGCTGCGCCCCCAGGAGGGCACCTCCATGCCGTTCACGGACCTCTCGCTCGCGGACTGCCGCGACTACCGGCCGACACTTCCCGCTCCGGCGGACTTCGACGCCTTCTGGTCGCGGACCCTGGACGAGGCCCGGTCCTGCGCGGCGGACAAGCCCGTGTTCGCTCCGGTGGAGACCGGGCTCACCCAGGTCCGTACGTACGACGTGACGGTTCCCGGCTTCGCCGGACAACCGGTGCGCGGCTGGCTGCGGATGCCGGCCGGGGCGGACCGGCCGCTCGGCTGCGTCGTGGAGTTCCTGGGGTACGGCCGCGGCCGGGGGCTGGCGCACGAGAACCTGCTGTGGGCGTCGGCCGGTTACGCGCATCTGCTGATGGACACCCGCGGCCAGGGCTGGTCGGCCGCGGGCGGCGACACCGCCGATCCGGACGGCGGCACGGCCGGCGTCGTACCCGGCTTCCTCACCCGGGGCATCGAGAGCCCCGAAACGTACTACTACCGGCGGCTGTTCACCGACGCGGTGCGCTGCATCGACGCGGTGCGCGCCCGGCCCGAGATCGATCCGGAGCGGATCGTGGTGACCGGGGTGAGCCAGGGCGGTGGGATCGCGCTGGCCGTCTCGGGGCTGGTGCCCGGACTGGCGGGCGTGATGCCGGATGTGCCGTTCCTCTGCAACTTCCGTCGCGGGGCGGAGATCTCGGGCCGCCCCCCGTTCACCGAGATCGCCGAGTACCTCAAGCTCCACCGCGACCGGACCGAGTCCGTCTTCTCCACACTGTCGTACTTCGACGCCGCACTGCTCGCCACCCGGGCCACGGCCCCCGCACTGTTCTCCATCGCGATGATGGACGACATCTGCCCGCCCTCCACCTGCTTCACCGCCTACAACGGCTACGCCGGGCCCAAGGACGTGCGGATCTACGCGTTCAACGGGCACGAGGGCGGCGCGGAGTACCAGCAGCGGGAACAACTTGCCTGGGTGCGCTCCCTGTTCGCAGGCCTGCCGTCGGGGCAGGCCGGCCACTCCTGACCGGAGGCACCTTCCGTGCGCAGACGATCCATGCTTTTCGCCGCCGGCGCGGCAGCCCTGAGCACCCAGCTCGGCGGCCGCGCCTTCGCCGCCACCTCGGGCAGCGGTCCGATCCTGGACCACGACACGCCCGTGGACCTGGACGGCAGCGAGTACGTCGACCTGTCGAACCGGGCCGGCGTACTCGCCCCGCTCACCACGGGAACCATCGTCGTCACCTTCCGCACCACCAGCCACAACGAGGCGATGACGCTGATCAGCGCCTCGGACCCCACCGCCCCCTCCTCCAACATCACGCTCAATCTGAGCGGCGGCGCCCTTCAGTTCTCCGTACGCGAGAAGGGCGCGGTGCTCATTAATGTCATGACCAGGACACGTTACGACGACGGGCTGCGCCATACCGTCGCCGTCACGGTCGACGCCTCGGGCACCAGACTGCACGCCGGCGGGCGCGTGGTCTTCGAGACGGCCCAGCACTCCTTCTTCGCGAACGTCTCCAAGCCGACCGCTCTCGCGCTGGGGCGCAACACCGACAGCGACCACCCCGGCGGCGAGTGGTTCTGCACCGGCACCATCGAGCGGGCCGCCGTCTGGGACCGGGTGCTGAGCGAGACCGAACTGGTCACACAGAGCCCCCGCCCCGATCTCGCGGACCTGGGCCGGATCTCCACGGTCCTCAACAGCAACACCCCGGCCACCTGGGTCGTCACCGGTGACAGCATCACGCACGGCGCGCTGCACACCAACGGCTGGCGCAGCTACCCGGAGCACTGGATGGAGCGGGTCCGCTGGGAGCTGGACAAGCCGAAGAACCGCGATTTCATGGTCGATTCCGGGGTGAGCGGCGCGACCAGCGCCGAACTCGTCGCACAGTTCGGCCAGCGGGTCACCGCCTTCTCGCCCCAGGTCGTCTCGATCATGATCGGGACGAACGACATCGCGACGTCCGGCCTCGGCCTCGACGCCTACCGGGCCAACCTCGTCTCGCTCGTGGGCTCGGTCCGCGCCCTGCCCGGCTCACCGGTGCCGGTCCTGCAGTCGCCCAACCCGGTCGATCCGGCGAAGTGGCCGGGCCGGGTGAACCTGTCGCAGTACGCGCAGGTCATGGGCGAGGTCGCGGCGCAGCAGAAGGTCGTCTTCGTCGACCACTACAACGACTGGCTGACCGGCAACGGCGGCCAGGTCCCCTTGTCCCTGCTCAGCGACGGGCTCCACCCCAATGAGCGGGGCCACCACCGCATCGTCCTGAAAATGATCAAGGACCTGCGGATCTTCGAGGCGAGCAGCGCGGTCTGCTCACTGAGCATCCCGTAGTCCGGCGCCTTCCTCCGTCTCCCCCCTTCGAGAAGCCCCACCCCTTCCGAGAAGAGAGATCGTCCATGAAGAGAACTGCCCCTGTCGCCCTGCTCGGTGCCGCCCTGCTGGTGGCCACCACGACGGGCACCGCGCAGGCCGCGTCACCCGCCCCCGGCACGCTCACCTCCCAGGACCTGACCAACGTCGGAGTGGGGTCCCCCTTCTACCGCATCCCGGCCCTGACCACCTCGGTCAAGGGCACCGTGCTGGCGGCGTACGACGCCCGGCCCACGCTCGGCGACCTGCCGTCCAACATCGGTGTAGTGCTGCGCCGCAGCACCGACGGCGGTACGACCTGGCAGGCACAGCAGGTGGTCCGCAAGGACGCCGCACCCCAGGGTTACGGTGACCCGAGCCTGCTCGTCGACCGGACGACCGGCCGGATCTTCGTGTTCTACGCGGCCGGGGTGAACCAGGGCTTCTTCGGTTCGGCCACCGGCAACGACGAGTCCGACCCGAACGTCCTTCAGGCCGACTACAGCTACTCCGACGACGACGGGGTGACCTGGACCCACCGCCGGATCACCAAGCAGATCAAGAACCCCGCCTGGGGCGGGATGTTCGCCGCGTCCGGCGAGGGCATCCAGGTGCGCAACGGGGCCTACAAGGGCCGGCTGATCCAGCAGTACGCCATCCGCAACAACGGGGCCAACTACGCGGTCAGCGCCTACAGCGACGACCACGGCGCGACCTGGAAGATGGGCACCCCGGTCGGCCCCGGCGGCGACGAGAACAAGACCGTCGAGCTGAACGACGGCACCATCATGCTCAACAACCGCTCGGCGCCGTACCGGACGATCGCGTACTCCACGGACGGCGGTGTCACCTACACCCCGTTCGTCCAGGACACCGAGCTCCCGGACCCGGCGAACAACGGCTCCATCATGCGCTACGCCCCCGACGCCGCGGCTTCGGACCCGCAGTCGTCCTGGCTGCTGTTCAGCAACACCGAGGCCACGTCGCGGAAGAACCTCACGGTCAAGATGTCCTGCGACAACGGGAAGACCTGGCCGATCAAGAAGGTGGTCGACGCGGGCGCCGCGGCCTACTCGACCATGACCCGGCTGCCGGGCGGCCGGGTCGGGCTGCTGTACGAGCGCGGCAGCGTCGACCACATCACGTATGACTCGTTCGACCTGAAGTGGCTCGGCGGCACCTGCGCCGACATCACGATCACCCCGCCGGCCACGCTCAAGGCGGGCACGAGCGCCGAGGTGACGGTCCGGGTCGTCAACCGGATGGACGTCACCCGCAGTGCGGGCACCGTCGATCTGACCGTGCCGAGCGGCTGGACGGCCAAGCAGACCGCGTTCCCCGCGACGAGGCCCGGTGAGGGCGCCAACGTCAAGGTCCCGGTCACGATCCCGGCGGGCGCCTCGGGGAACGCCACGCTGACCGCGACCTTCCGGTCCGACGGGAAGCAGGCATCGGGCAGCGCGACGGTGACCGTCACGCCGTAGCCCGGACGAAGGCCCTGCGTCCAGCCGCCACGGGGCGGTTGGACGCAGGTTGCCGCCACGCCGTTCAATGGGCGCCACACAAAGTGACCGGAGAGGGCGGTGGCGGACGTGGCGGGAGCCGGATTACGCATCGGGGTGGTCGGCGGGAGCGTCGCCGGCTGCGCGATGGCGATCGCCGGGACCAGGGCCGGGACCGAGGTCACGGTGTACGAACGCAGCGACGGGGCCCTGGAGGACCGGGGGTTCGGCATCGTCGTCCCGCCGCCGCTCCACGCGGAGCTGGTCGCGGCCGGCTATCTGGACGCCGGTATGCCGACGGCCCCGGTGCCCTCGCGGGTCTGGCTGACCCGGGAGCGAGGGCGGCGTCAGGCGCGTGAACTGGCCCGGCAGGAAGCGTCGGTGACGCCGTGTCACTGGGGACTGCTGTGGCGCACACTGCGGGCGAACGCCGAGGGGGTGACGTATCACCGCGGTCGCCCCGTCACCGAGGTGCTGCGCCGACCGTCGGGCGGCGCCGTGATCCGTACGGCGGATTCCGAGGAGCGGTACGACATCGTCGTCGGGGCGGACGGGCCGCGGTCCGTCACCCGGGCGGCCGTCGCCCCGGAGGTGCGGCCGGTTCCGGCGGGGTACGTGGTGTGGCGCGGCACCCTCCCGCTCGACGCGCTCGCCGGACACCCGCACCAGCTGGAACTGTTGCGAACCGCCTGGATCACGCTGGGATTCGGGGGCGGGCACGGTGTGTTCTACCTGATCCCGGGCACCCTCGACGGGTCCCGGCTGCTGGCCTACGCCATCTACGGTCCCCCTCCCTCGCCGTCGTGGACCGCCGGGCGCGAGGAGTACGTGCGGCGCGTCGCCGAGGAGCACTTCCCGGCGGACTGGGCCGAGATCGTCGGCCGGGGTGCGCACACCTCGCTCGCCTGCCACGACGTCGCCGACTTCCATGTGCCCCGGGTCGCGGAGCCGCCGTTCCTGCTGGCGGGCGACGCGGCGAGCATCACCCGGCCGCACACCGCGAGCGGCGCGACCAAGGCGCTGCAGGACGCGCTCTGCCTGGAGCGCGCCCTGAGGGCGTCGTCGTCCGCGGCCGAGGCGCTGTACCGGTACGCCGACGAGCGGTCGGGCGAGGGGGCCCGGCTGGTCGCCCTGGGCCGCAGACTGGGACACGCCATGGTCGAACGGACCCCGGACTGGGCGGCGATGGGGGCCGCGGAGGTGGCGGACTGGAGCCGGGCCACGCTGGACGGCGCCGGGAGTTATCTGTACGGGGTGCCGGAGGGGTGAGAAGCGGCTGGACGGCCTGCTCCGTTCCCGCCCGGCGACAGCCTGGACGGCCGCCTCTTCAGAGCGCTTGCGTGCTCGATCCTTCCAGGGCCAGCCTCGCGCGGATGCCGTCGAAGTGCGTACGCATCGCCCGCACCGCGCGCAGGCCGTCGGCCGCCGCCACCGCCTCGACGATCTCGCGGTGCTGGGAGCAGGTGACCGACGGGTCCTGGTGGCCGTCGTCGAGGTCCTCGCGCACCCGGTCCATGGCCGCCCAGAACGCGTCGAGCACCTCGCTGAGCAGGTGGTTGTCCAGCGAGGCGTAGAGCGCGAGATGGAAGGCCCGGTCCGTGGAGCGTGCCACCCGGCCGCCGGTGACGGCCTCTTCCTCCATCTTCGCGACCAGGGCGCGCAGCACCTCGATGTCCTCGTCCGGGACGCCGGCCGCGACGGTCCCGACGAGCCCCGCCTCCAGAGCCTCCCGCACCTTCATCAGCTCTGCGAGCCCCGGCTCGCCCTGGCGGTGGCGGACGGCCGCGCGGAAGGCGAGGCCCTCGGCGAACGGTGACAGGGAGAGCGAGCCCACGAAGGTGCCGTAACCCCGGCGGATCTCCACGACGTTGACCGCCTGGAGCGACTTGAGGGCCTCGCGCACCGACACCCGGCCGGCTCCGAAGAGCTCCATCAGCTCGGCCTCGGTGGGCAGTGCGTCTCCCGGTGCGAGCCGTCGCTCCAGAATCAGTTCCTTGATCCAGCGCTCGATGTCCTGAGCCATGGTGGGCCGCGCCACAACATCCTCCCGAGGTGCCGTTGCCCCTTGACCGTTCGCAGGAGCATCTGTTTAAGGTGAAGCCAGACATAGGACATCTTACGTCTCACGTCTCGATCCGGGTAGCCGCTCAGGCCACGGATCGGTGTCCCGATCAGCTGGAGCCTTCACCATGTCTCTGACCGCACCCTTGCACGGCGTCGTCCCGCCGGTCTGCACCCCGCTCGACTCCCGCGGGGAGGTCGACACCACGTCCCTCGTACGGCTCGTCGAGCACCTCATCGCCGGGGGCGTGCACGGGCTCTTCGCGCTCGGGTCCACCAGCGAGGTGGCCTACCTCACCGACGAACAGCGCGCCACGGTCCTGGAGACCGTCGTCAACACGACCGACGGCCGCGTCCCGGTCCTCGCCGGGGTCATCGACACCACCACGGCCCGCGTCGTCGAGCACGCCAGGTCGGCCGCCGCACTGGGCGCCGACGCCCTGGTCGCGACCGCGCCGTTCTACACCCGCACCCACGCCAAGGAGATCGCCGGACACTTCCGCCGGCTGCGCGCCGAGGTGGACCTGCCGCTGTTCGCCTACGACATCCCGGTCGCCGTGCACAGCAAGCTGTCCTCCGCGCTGGTCCGCGAGCTCGCCGAGGACGGCACCCTGGCCGGGCTCAAGGACAGCAGCGGCGACGAGGGCGGGCTGCGCCGGCTCATCGTCGAGCTCGGCGGCCGCGAGGGCCGCGCCAACGGCCCGATCCCGGGCTTCAGCATCCTCACCGGCTCCGAGCTGACCGTCGACGCGGCCCTGCTCGCCGGCGCCGACGGCGTCGTCCCCGGCATCGGCAACGTGGACCCGGCCGGTTACGTACGGCTCTACGCGGCCGCGCGGGCCGGGGACTGGACGCTGGCCGCGAAGGAGCAGGAGCGGCTGATCGAGCTGTTCGCCATGGTCGACGTCGGCCCCGAGGCGGACATGGGCCGCAGCTCCTCGGCACTCGGCTCGTTCAAGTCGGCGCTCCAGCTGCTCGGCATCATCGAGTGCGGCGACACCGCGTTCCCGCAGATCCAGCTGTCCGCCGAATCCGTCGCGCTCGTCTCCGGACGGCTGCGCGACGCCGGTCTGCCGCCGGTCCGATGACCACCTCGGCACAGCCGGCACCGGCCGGGGGGTCCGTCGTCGGCCTCGACCTCGGCGGCACGAAGATCGCCGCCGCGCTCCTCGGGGCGGACGGCACGGTCCTGGCCCGGCACAGCCGGCCCACCCCGGCCCAGGAGGGCGCCGCGGCGGTGCTCGACGCACTCGCCGCGGCCGCCGCCGAGGTCGACCCCGGCCACAGCGCCGCGGTGCTCGGCATCGCGGCAGCCGGGGTCATCGACCCCCGTACCGGCATGGTCACCAGCGCCACCGACTCGCTGCGCGGCTGGGCGGGCACCCCGCTGGGCGTCGGCCTCGCCAACCGCACCGGATACGCGGTGGCCTGCGACAACGACGTGCGCGCGACCGCCGGACCGGAGCTCGCCGCACTGAACGCGGAAACCGAGGGCCACGGCTCGCTGCTCTTCGCCGCCATCGGCACCGGAGTCGGCGGCGCCATCGCCGTCGACGGGCGGATGCTGCACGGCGCGGCCGGTATCGCCGGTCACCTCGGCCACCTACCCAGCCCCGAGGCTGCCGGACTGCCCTGCACCTGCGGGGCCACCGGCCACCTGGAGGTCATCGCCTCCGGACCCGGAATCGCCGCCCACTACGAACGGCTGACCGGCGCCCCCGTCGACCGCCTCGAAACCGTCGCCGCGCGGGCCGCGCAGGGCGACGCCCACGCCGTCACCGCCATCACCACCGGCGCGGCCGCGGCCGGCCACGTCCTCGGCGGGCTCGCCAACGCGTTCGGCCCCGACCGGGTCGTCGTCGGCGGCGGGGTCCCACGGATCGGCCCGCTGTACGAGGACGCCCTGCGGGCCGCCTTCGCCGGGGAGCTGATGGGGCCGCTGCGCAGGCTCGTCCCGCAGGATCCGCTGCTCGGCCACGACGCGGCCGTGCTCGGCGCGGCCGCCCTCACCACCACCCTTCCCCTCCACCACCCGGGAGCTCTCCGATGACCGCGCAGGAACTGGCCACCACCCTCCAGGGCAAGCTGATCGTGTCCTGTCAGGCGCCCCCCGGCGACCCGATGCGGGAGACGTCCACCCTGGTACGGCTCGCGCTGTCGGCGGTCGCCG
This genomic interval from Streptomyces sp. NBC_00464 contains the following:
- a CDS encoding dihydrodipicolinate synthase family protein, whose protein sequence is MSLTAPLHGVVPPVCTPLDSRGEVDTTSLVRLVEHLIAGGVHGLFALGSTSEVAYLTDEQRATVLETVVNTTDGRVPVLAGVIDTTTARVVEHARSAAALGADALVATAPFYTRTHAKEIAGHFRRLRAEVDLPLFAYDIPVAVHSKLSSALVRELAEDGTLAGLKDSSGDEGGLRRLIVELGGREGRANGPIPGFSILTGSELTVDAALLAGADGVVPGIGNVDPAGYVRLYAAARAGDWTLAAKEQERLIELFAMVDVGPEADMGRSSSALGSFKSALQLLGIIECGDTAFPQIQLSAESVALVSGRLRDAGLPPVR
- a CDS encoding ROK family protein encodes the protein MTTSAQPAPAGGSVVGLDLGGTKIAAALLGADGTVLARHSRPTPAQEGAAAVLDALAAAAAEVDPGHSAAVLGIAAAGVIDPRTGMVTSATDSLRGWAGTPLGVGLANRTGYAVACDNDVRATAGPELAALNAETEGHGSLLFAAIGTGVGGAIAVDGRMLHGAAGIAGHLGHLPSPEAAGLPCTCGATGHLEVIASGPGIAAHYERLTGAPVDRLETVAARAAQGDAHAVTAITTGAAAAGHVLGGLANAFGPDRVVVGGGVPRIGPLYEDALRAAFAGELMGPLRRLVPQDPLLGHDAAVLGAAALTTTLPLHHPGALR